In Parasegetibacter sp. NRK P23, a single genomic region encodes these proteins:
- a CDS encoding RNA polymerase sigma factor codes for MMQKYHDDSILLDALNKGEEQAVRHLFHLYYPSLRYFATGIVVHTQEAEDIAIRVFQKFIEKKSGFSSIPAIRSFLYTSVKNAAIDFLRKEHTRLKKAEEIGYLVTVSEEIEDEKMLEAKVLQLIYEEVERLPTQCSIIFKAYFFEGKDTASIALAMGLSPQTVLNQKSKAIAHLRSFIRKQGVIPAVAYGFIVSLVARGG; via the coding sequence ATGATGCAGAAATACCACGACGATAGTATTCTTTTGGACGCTTTGAATAAGGGGGAGGAACAGGCCGTGCGCCATCTTTTTCACTTGTATTATCCTTCCCTCAGGTATTTCGCTACGGGCATCGTGGTCCATACCCAGGAAGCGGAGGATATCGCGATCAGGGTTTTCCAGAAGTTCATCGAAAAAAAGTCCGGCTTTTCATCCATTCCCGCCATTCGTTCTTTCCTGTATACTTCGGTCAAAAATGCCGCCATCGACTTCCTCCGTAAAGAGCACACCCGGTTGAAAAAAGCGGAAGAGATCGGTTACCTTGTCACGGTTTCAGAAGAAATAGAAGATGAAAAAATGTTGGAAGCAAAGGTGCTTCAACTGATCTATGAAGAGGTGGAACGCCTTCCCACGCAATGTTCCATCATTTTCAAGGCGTATTTTTTTGAAGGAAAAGACACTGCTTCCATCGCTTTAGCAATGGGGCTTAGTCCGCAGACGGTGCTCAACCAAAAATCAAAAGCCATTGCGCACCTGCGCTCCTTTATCAGGAAACAGGGTGTTATTCCTGCGGTAGCCTACGGATTTATCGTATCGTTAGTTGCGCGGGGTGGGTGA
- a CDS encoding VOC family protein — MIINPYLNFDGNAEEAFRFYQSVFGGELFVQKMSAAPGIEGLSEAEKNRAMHVSLPVGNGQYLMASDCLPSAGHVLTVGNNNYISVAPDSREEADRLFNGLSAGGKVEMPMADMFWGDYFGSFQDKFGVCWMINFTNPK, encoded by the coding sequence ATGATTATCAACCCTTATCTGAATTTCGATGGCAACGCGGAAGAAGCTTTCCGCTTTTACCAATCCGTTTTCGGCGGCGAACTTTTTGTGCAGAAAATGAGCGCCGCTCCCGGTATCGAAGGACTTTCCGAAGCAGAAAAGAACCGCGCGATGCACGTATCGCTGCCGGTTGGTAACGGACAGTACCTCATGGCCTCCGATTGCTTACCCTCCGCAGGACACGTACTTACCGTAGGCAACAACAACTACATCTCCGTTGCACCCGACAGCAGGGAAGAAGCCGACCGCCTTTTCAACGGACTTTCAGCCGGTGGAAAAGTTGAAATGCCCATGGCAGATATGTTCTGGGGCGATTATTTCGGCTCCTTCCAGGATAAGTTCGGCGTATGCTGGATGATCAATTTTACGAATCCGAAGTAA
- a CDS encoding RagB/SusD family nutrient uptake outer membrane protein, producing MKSTYIISYLMVGAFALGALSSCKKQLNALPSQAVVDATVVVDQKSAEIALNGGYYRLANAGTTLSAQSTRWSNTHEVTPAMLAGWMQYGFGPVNFQTHTYTPASTGDWGYAYGVLNAVNGTIAGVEALPESAFSGDRKKEMLAEARFLRAYAHFFLLSYFGEWYTLDSKHGVMMRKEPLTFNNGSNATRSTVKESYDFILEDIDYAIANGPVNRPVYYANKAAAQALKLRVLISRGQQADYTELISIANTLIGNPAYALETNLKDLFLTKGLTSKEVIFGVTPYTSQVGKKATYEFVQSSVYIATKAFKDLLANDPRGTWMLRTTPAGVSTMIKDSSYMNKFTGPKYEDVYVFRLTEAYLLKAEAIVRSNGSLTEAKNILKEIMGHAGVTDFSAVDNAVTKDEVLYQIYLEFSRNMTAEDGIEWFALLRLPFEKVLEIRPTILTRERRILPIPATEFQLNPNIGDQNPGYPKQ from the coding sequence ATGAAATCAACATACATCATATCTTATTTAATGGTTGGGGCGTTTGCGCTGGGTGCACTCAGTTCCTGCAAAAAGCAACTCAACGCTTTGCCTTCCCAGGCCGTAGTAGACGCTACTGTAGTGGTGGACCAGAAAAGCGCCGAGATCGCACTGAACGGCGGCTATTACAGATTGGCCAATGCGGGCACAACACTGTCCGCGCAAAGTACAAGGTGGTCGAATACCCACGAAGTAACGCCCGCGATGCTTGCCGGATGGATGCAGTACGGCTTCGGGCCGGTAAACTTCCAAACGCATACGTACACGCCTGCTTCAACCGGCGACTGGGGTTATGCGTATGGCGTATTGAATGCCGTTAATGGCACCATCGCCGGAGTGGAAGCGCTCCCTGAATCCGCGTTTAGCGGAGACCGCAAGAAGGAGATGCTCGCAGAAGCCCGTTTCCTGCGTGCTTATGCCCATTTCTTCCTGCTCTCCTATTTTGGAGAATGGTACACCTTAGACAGCAAACATGGTGTGATGATGCGGAAAGAGCCGCTTACCTTCAACAACGGCTCCAATGCTACCCGCAGTACCGTGAAAGAAAGCTATGATTTTATCCTGGAGGATATTGACTATGCCATAGCGAACGGCCCGGTGAACAGGCCGGTTTACTACGCCAATAAAGCCGCGGCCCAGGCGCTCAAACTGCGCGTGTTGATCAGCCGCGGGCAACAGGCTGACTATACCGAACTCATCTCTATCGCCAATACGCTGATCGGTAATCCAGCTTACGCGCTGGAGACCAACCTGAAGGACCTTTTCTTAACCAAAGGGCTTACGAGTAAGGAAGTGATATTCGGAGTCACCCCTTATACCAGCCAGGTCGGAAAGAAAGCAACCTATGAATTCGTGCAATCCAGTGTGTACATTGCCACCAAGGCGTTCAAAGATCTGCTGGCGAATGATCCCCGTGGTACCTGGATGCTGCGCACTACGCCGGCAGGCGTGAGCACCATGATTAAGGATTCTTCCTACATGAACAAGTTCACCGGCCCTAAATACGAAGACGTATATGTGTTCCGCCTTACTGAAGCTTATCTTCTTAAAGCCGAGGCGATCGTCCGCTCCAATGGAAGTTTAACCGAAGCGAAGAATATCCTGAAAGAAATCATGGGACACGCTGGCGTAACGGATTTTTCCGCTGTGGACAACGCCGTTACGAAAGATGAAGTGCTGTACCAGATCTACCTAGAGTTTTCCCGGAACATGACCGCGGAAGATGGTATCGAATGGTTCGCCCTGCTCCGCCTCCCCTTCGAAAAAGTGCTAGAGATTAGGCCTACGATCCTTACCAGGGAACGCCGTATTCTGCCCATCCCCGCCACAGAGTTCCAACTGAACCCCAATATCGGTGACCAGAACCCCGGTTACCCCAAACAATAG
- a CDS encoding FecR family protein — MPELMELDRLILKYLSGTLTEPEEEYLFRWRDASPKNGETFARLTSKEWLADALEKMNASGEAAAWERLRALERGTSAKVVPFRRRFGAVAAAVVLFISIGAGIWWFTRPVEKHELAQEQRFRNDVPPGKEGAYLTLANGAKVLLDSMGNGLLKGQSEAGIRKDGGQLTYEAVVGEIVQHTLSTPKGRKFRLVLADGTVVWLNAESSITFPTAFVGKSREVSISGEAYFEVTKTGKPFFAHMDGMKVEVLGTRFNMMNYNDGGSVKATLVEGSVQVEAREGNNLIVTQLVPGSEMVLENEKVNVQDADIEGTLAWTNDLFAFNDANIRQVMRQLERWYNIEVVYEEKVEKHFTGTIPMNVNISTVLKVLELTKGVKFLVEGRKVTVMSN, encoded by the coding sequence ATGCCAGAATTGATGGAATTGGATCGTTTGATCCTGAAATATTTATCGGGAACCCTTACTGAACCGGAGGAGGAATATCTTTTTCGTTGGAGAGATGCGTCTCCGAAGAACGGGGAAACCTTTGCGCGCCTTACCAGCAAAGAATGGCTGGCGGATGCTTTGGAAAAAATGAATGCCTCCGGAGAGGCTGCCGCCTGGGAAAGGTTGCGTGCATTGGAGCGGGGCACTTCCGCGAAAGTGGTTCCCTTCAGGAGAAGGTTTGGGGCTGTGGCCGCAGCAGTAGTTCTTTTCATCAGCATTGGAGCCGGTATCTGGTGGTTCACGCGTCCTGTTGAGAAACATGAACTGGCGCAGGAGCAAAGGTTCCGCAACGATGTGCCGCCGGGAAAAGAAGGTGCCTACCTCACGCTGGCGAATGGAGCAAAAGTATTATTGGACAGCATGGGAAATGGTTTATTGAAAGGCCAGTCGGAAGCAGGAATCCGGAAAGATGGCGGGCAACTGACTTATGAAGCGGTGGTGGGCGAAATTGTGCAGCACACCCTTTCCACGCCCAAAGGAAGAAAGTTCCGGCTGGTATTGGCCGATGGTACCGTGGTGTGGCTGAACGCTGAATCTTCGATTACTTTCCCAACGGCGTTTGTGGGAAAATCAAGGGAGGTCAGTATTTCGGGAGAAGCATATTTCGAAGTAACCAAAACAGGGAAACCATTTTTCGCGCACATGGATGGTATGAAAGTAGAAGTATTGGGCACGCGTTTCAATATGATGAATTATAACGATGGCGGATCAGTAAAAGCAACATTGGTGGAAGGCTCGGTACAAGTGGAAGCACGGGAGGGGAATAATCTTATCGTAACCCAACTGGTTCCCGGAAGCGAAATGGTGCTCGAAAACGAAAAGGTGAATGTGCAAGATGCCGATATTGAAGGAACCCTTGCCTGGACCAACGACCTGTTCGCTTTCAACGATGCAAACATCAGGCAGGTGATGCGCCAATTGGAGCGCTGGTACAATATTGAAGTGGTGTACGAAGAAAAGGTGGAAAAACACTTTACGGGAACCATTCCCATGAACGTGAACATCTCTACCGTACTGAAAGTGCTGGAGCTGACGAAAGGCGTGAAATTTCTGGTGGAAGGAAGAAAAGTGACCGTGATGAGCAACTGA
- a CDS encoding porin: MTIRTLWLLIVMITAVSPLKAAAIFPDTLQLPDRWLQPAPTSEPEKKWYERINLRGYAQVRYNRLLETNSKLGCEQCDKSWGENGGFFIRRIRLIFSGQITKNISFYIQPDFASSAASDKLHFGQIRDAYFDIGLDSLNEFRLRIGQSKVPYGFENMQSSQNRLPLDRHDALNSAVANERDLGLFFYWAPKEKRELFSDLVSSGLKGSGDYGVFAFGAYNGQTANSPEMNNSPHIVTRFSYPMKVGRQIIEPGIQAYTGNYTMPRSNVSAEAKAPSELRFKDERVAGTFVMYPKPFGIQTEYTFGRGPEYNKVTDSIETQSLQGGYIQLMYQIRGKKHIAFPFVRYQYYDGGKKHERDARSYTVRDLEIGIEWQPVKYFELVAMYVISNRRYEDAALPENHQVGNLLRLQAQVNF; this comes from the coding sequence TTGACTATCAGGACCTTATGGCTGCTGATCGTAATGATCACGGCTGTTAGCCCCTTGAAAGCGGCTGCAATATTCCCGGACACGCTCCAGTTGCCCGACCGTTGGCTACAACCAGCCCCGACTTCCGAACCTGAAAAGAAATGGTACGAACGCATTAACCTGCGGGGCTACGCCCAGGTTCGTTACAACCGTTTGCTGGAAACCAACAGCAAGCTGGGTTGTGAACAGTGCGACAAATCCTGGGGAGAAAACGGTGGCTTTTTTATCCGCCGGATACGCCTCATCTTCTCCGGCCAGATCACGAAGAACATCTCCTTTTACATCCAGCCGGATTTTGCCAGCAGCGCCGCCTCAGATAAACTGCATTTCGGCCAGATACGCGATGCTTATTTCGATATCGGTCTCGATTCCCTCAACGAATTCAGGCTTCGTATCGGGCAAAGCAAAGTGCCTTATGGTTTCGAAAATATGCAATCCAGCCAGAACCGCCTTCCCCTCGACCGCCACGATGCTCTTAACAGTGCCGTGGCCAACGAACGCGATCTCGGACTCTTTTTCTACTGGGCGCCAAAAGAGAAAAGGGAACTTTTCAGTGACCTCGTCAGTTCCGGCCTCAAAGGTTCAGGCGATTACGGCGTATTCGCTTTCGGCGCGTACAACGGACAAACGGCGAATAGTCCGGAAATGAACAATTCCCCGCACATCGTAACGCGTTTCTCTTACCCGATGAAAGTAGGCAGACAAATCATTGAACCCGGCATACAGGCGTACACCGGTAACTACACCATGCCGCGCTCCAATGTAAGTGCGGAGGCCAAAGCTCCTTCAGAACTGCGTTTCAAAGACGAGCGGGTGGCGGGTACTTTCGTTATGTACCCCAAACCGTTCGGGATACAGACGGAATACACTTTTGGCCGGGGTCCTGAATACAATAAAGTAACCGACAGCATCGAAACACAGTCATTGCAGGGTGGATACATTCAACTGATGTACCAGATCCGTGGAAAGAAGCACATCGCATTTCCCTTTGTGCGCTACCAATACTACGATGGCGGTAAAAAGCACGAGCGCGACGCCAGAAGTTATACCGTCCGCGATCTGGAGATCGGCATCGAGTGGCAGCCTGTAAAATATTTTGAACTGGTGGCCATGTACGTGATCTCAAACAGGCGCTATGAAGATGCGGCACTTCCCGAGAACCACCAGGTGGGCAACCTCCTCCGTTTGCAAGCCCAGGTAAATTTCTAG
- a CDS encoding redoxin domain-containing protein — translation MKKVFSLVVSACITLAATAQKNNVFVKATMPGIPAGEWVYYNGMNGNLRDSVQPDAKGFNIAMHIPEGEGDFYMISIGKLRAGSGEGKLMMLFLEKGTVQIKSSSASFKDAVLSGGKDAAYYNAFQKRERVRGLNELQQELMDAQSKGDTAFMNRGMARYRQLNQEQREMDMKWFANNAGSTAIVYPVYQSLRSMVPLNTMDSLFQLAKPSAKNNLVVKKIEHSIKTDKLTGIGRTALDFAQTDTAGKLVSLKDFRGKYVLVDFWASWCVPCRIENPHVVSAFQQYKDKNFTVLGVSFDMPGKHDKWVQAIHDDQLYWNHVSDLKYWDNAAGRLYDIRSIPSNVLIDANGIIVGKNLRGEALDKKLHELLGEPALAKNTFIIKGNVTGTKGTTWFHISYDGPDGKIVRDSVKLFSGAFAYIGKVQQPTQAYIYFKGENEQRVDFSAYKSVFVEPGVSELKGNTGDVKSLSLKGGTVQAEMEAFEKLTAPYKAGVAPLNERYNAGNLAYIDAKKAGASEETLEELKLKLEHIRDSMQPYNQKTREANLAYFKSHPDSYITLSQLRFYTSSMRVEEAEAIFSKMTPQMKASPQGKEIAKEIANMRSGSPGSMATNFSGMDITGKPLSLTDFRGKYVLVDFWASWCVPCRKGNPHLLQLYSKYKKKGFEIIGVSDDDSNHEAWKKAVEKDGIGVWKHVLRGLKRTPDGGFDRSEDKSEAYGIHSLPTKILIDPQGKIVGRYGGGGEDDGAMDKKLAEVFK, via the coding sequence ATGAAAAAAGTATTCAGCCTCGTGGTCTCCGCCTGTATAACCCTTGCGGCCACAGCACAGAAAAACAATGTTTTCGTAAAAGCCACCATGCCGGGTATCCCTGCTGGCGAGTGGGTTTATTACAATGGCATGAACGGAAACCTGCGCGACTCCGTTCAGCCCGATGCCAAAGGTTTCAACATCGCCATGCATATTCCTGAAGGGGAAGGTGATTTTTATATGATTAGTATCGGAAAATTACGTGCTGGCTCCGGAGAAGGAAAGCTGATGATGCTTTTCCTCGAAAAAGGAACAGTGCAGATCAAAAGTAGCAGCGCGTCCTTTAAAGATGCGGTGCTATCCGGCGGAAAGGATGCCGCTTATTACAACGCGTTTCAGAAAAGAGAGCGGGTTCGGGGGCTGAATGAACTGCAGCAGGAACTGATGGATGCCCAGTCTAAAGGAGATACCGCTTTCATGAACAGGGGAATGGCCCGTTACCGCCAGCTGAACCAGGAACAGCGTGAAATGGATATGAAGTGGTTCGCGAATAATGCCGGTTCCACGGCGATCGTGTATCCTGTATACCAGTCGTTAAGAAGTATGGTTCCCTTGAATACAATGGATTCCCTCTTTCAACTGGCGAAGCCTTCGGCAAAGAATAACCTGGTGGTGAAAAAAATTGAACACAGCATTAAAACGGATAAACTCACGGGTATTGGCCGGACTGCACTGGATTTCGCTCAAACGGATACCGCCGGGAAGCTGGTGTCGCTGAAGGATTTCCGCGGGAAATACGTGCTGGTGGATTTCTGGGCCAGTTGGTGCGTGCCCTGCCGCATTGAGAACCCGCATGTGGTAAGCGCCTTCCAGCAGTACAAGGATAAAAACTTTACCGTGCTCGGTGTTTCTTTCGATATGCCTGGTAAGCACGATAAATGGGTGCAGGCTATTCACGACGACCAACTCTACTGGAACCATGTTTCCGACCTGAAATACTGGGATAATGCGGCTGGAAGGTTGTATGATATCAGATCCATTCCGTCCAATGTACTCATTGATGCGAACGGCATCATTGTGGGAAAAAACCTTCGGGGTGAAGCGCTCGATAAAAAATTGCACGAACTGCTGGGGGAGCCTGCGCTTGCGAAGAATACTTTCATCATCAAAGGAAATGTGACCGGAACAAAAGGAACTACCTGGTTTCATATTTCGTATGATGGCCCGGATGGCAAAATCGTAAGAGACAGTGTGAAGTTGTTCTCCGGCGCTTTCGCTTATATCGGAAAGGTACAGCAGCCCACACAGGCTTACATCTATTTTAAAGGTGAAAACGAGCAGCGGGTAGATTTCAGCGCCTACAAATCTGTATTTGTAGAGCCAGGTGTTTCTGAATTAAAAGGCAATACCGGAGACGTGAAGTCACTGTCTCTGAAAGGTGGTACGGTGCAGGCTGAAATGGAAGCTTTTGAAAAACTGACAGCGCCTTACAAAGCAGGTGTTGCGCCATTGAATGAACGGTACAATGCCGGGAATTTGGCATACATCGATGCTAAAAAAGCAGGCGCCTCAGAAGAAACATTGGAAGAACTGAAATTGAAGCTGGAGCATATACGCGACAGCATGCAGCCTTACAACCAGAAGACTCGTGAGGCCAACCTGGCCTATTTCAAATCGCACCCTGATTCTTATATCACGCTATCGCAACTGCGTTTTTACACCAGCAGCATGCGTGTGGAGGAAGCCGAAGCGATCTTCTCGAAGATGACACCGCAAATGAAAGCCTCTCCACAGGGAAAAGAGATCGCGAAGGAAATCGCCAACATGCGTTCCGGTTCTCCCGGGAGTATGGCTACGAACTTCTCCGGAATGGACATTACGGGTAAGCCTCTTAGCTTAACGGATTTCCGTGGTAAATATGTGCTGGTCGATTTCTGGGCAAGTTGGTGTGTTCCTTGTCGCAAAGGCAATCCGCACCTGCTCCAGTTGTACAGCAAATACAAAAAGAAAGGTTTCGAAATCATTGGTGTTTCAGATGACGACAGCAACCATGAAGCCTGGAAGAAAGCTGTTGAAAAAGATGGCATAGGCGTTTGGAAGCATGTGCTCCGTGGGCTGAAAAGAACACCCGATGGCGGTTTCGATCGTTCCGAAGATAAATCCGAAGCCTATGGTATCCACAGCCTTCCCACCAAAATACTAATCGATCCGCAAGGCAAGATCGTTGGCCGCTATGGCGGTGGCGGAGAGGACGATGGAGCCATGGATAAAAAACTTGCTGAAGTCTTTAAATAG
- a CDS encoding TonB-dependent receptor translates to MRLNFVRSHRTISKTTVIAMKLTTALILFACLELSASGNAQTITLSREKSPLEKIFRDIRKQTGYNFVYTSDMLRRTKNVSVHVKDMQLDDFLKAIFRDQPVTYYSIDDKIIVLQPKVEVVPTEGEERSPYVVVAGHISGEEGRPLQGVSVRNQRTKEVKVTDVNGDFSMDVEVNDMLEFTFVGYKKVEQRVRAIGKINLQMEIEATELASSVVIGYGSVKRKDLTGSVASVNPDEIRDVPFMTLDAALVGKAPGLQVTKADGSPGGAVRIRIRGGSSLIGANDPLYIIDGVPVLVENKYVGVTDMTNPIENFGGENARNSSISGSFSRGLNNLAGLNLEDIETIDILKDASATAIYGAKAANGVVIITTKKGKLNQKPVLEMNYYAGFSKARREKVLNAEQYKMLMLEAATNRVQEDQRLNRPVNGVASALVNNPALLGDGSVDTDWLGMILRTGITQNANLSVRGGGAGSRYYTSLAYSNQKGVLLGTDFSRIAGKVSLDNEITSKLRVITNMDYAFSTTDITNGIYNSAMMAPPIFKPYNDDGSFTNFDQRFATLTPVGAGSDFGIQNPIAMATAINQGKNITVLGSLSAEYDILKELKFKSTVSINYSNYRQRNYIPSYLEIANPNSQGGTSSSGGVGSQSNSTTANSFFENTLTWDKQFNNDHRLNLLGGTSWEKYTTEFFSAEGRGYPNDDFLNNLNSAAIPTRVQGSSPSGEYSLLSFYVRANYALKEKYLFTFTGRNDISSKFAPGKQAAYFPSGAVAWRISQENFMKDVKWVNDLKIRASIGFTGSQSIGNYLYRSLYTPNAYAGTSAFIPTQLGNDGIEWERTLQKDLGLDFVLFNNRLRGTFGYYEKNTDGLLLNMTTPPSYAYGSVIMNIAKIRNSGLELELRGDIVKSKDFNWNMAFNISGNRSKVSEIRGGPFSNPNDRNALNLGTSIVREGDPLGLIYGRVAIGIAPTLKDAQDYMNAVYFAGLFNPYFNAGDMKFDTSLLTQVGSVRYLQYKQDVIGNMNPKFYGGITNTFSYKNFNLTTLFNFTYGNDILFQADVRDRSMNNAYNRGVRILDRWTADNPSDTRGRLMYGLSEFMSNYSVYDGSFIKLKSLTFGYDLPRKAADAVGLRSANFYLSATNLFQITNYPGLDPEVSDDPRSIIGGGRDLSMYPTTRELTLGVRIGL, encoded by the coding sequence TTGAGATTGAACTTCGTAAGATCCCATCGCACCATCAGCAAAACAACTGTTATCGCGATGAAACTGACCACCGCCCTCATTTTGTTCGCGTGCCTGGAACTGAGCGCTTCGGGAAATGCCCAAACGATCACGCTTTCCAGGGAAAAAAGCCCGCTCGAAAAAATCTTCCGCGACATCCGGAAGCAAACGGGGTACAATTTCGTGTACACCAGCGACATGCTCCGCAGAACAAAAAATGTTTCCGTTCATGTGAAAGACATGCAACTGGATGATTTTCTGAAAGCCATCTTCAGGGATCAGCCCGTCACTTATTATTCCATCGACGACAAAATCATCGTACTCCAGCCTAAAGTGGAAGTAGTGCCCACCGAAGGAGAAGAGCGCTCTCCCTACGTGGTAGTGGCGGGTCACATTTCAGGTGAAGAAGGCAGGCCGCTGCAAGGTGTTTCCGTTCGGAACCAGCGTACAAAAGAAGTGAAAGTGACCGATGTAAATGGTGATTTCTCCATGGATGTAGAGGTGAACGATATGTTGGAATTCACTTTCGTAGGCTACAAAAAAGTTGAGCAGCGCGTGAGGGCCATCGGGAAGATTAACCTCCAGATGGAAATTGAGGCCACTGAACTGGCCAGCTCCGTTGTAATTGGTTACGGCTCCGTAAAAAGAAAAGACCTTACCGGTTCCGTTGCTTCCGTAAACCCCGATGAAATCCGTGATGTGCCTTTTATGACGCTGGATGCCGCACTCGTTGGCAAGGCGCCTGGTCTGCAGGTGACAAAAGCCGACGGTTCCCCGGGCGGTGCCGTCCGCATCCGCATCAGGGGCGGGTCCTCACTGATCGGGGCCAACGATCCATTGTACATTATCGACGGCGTTCCCGTACTCGTGGAAAATAAATATGTAGGTGTAACGGATATGACCAACCCCATCGAAAACTTTGGCGGTGAAAATGCCCGTAACTCCAGCATCTCCGGGTCTTTCTCGCGTGGACTCAATAACCTTGCTGGGTTGAACCTGGAAGATATCGAGACCATCGATATCCTGAAAGATGCTTCGGCTACCGCCATCTACGGGGCCAAAGCTGCGAACGGCGTGGTGATCATCACCACCAAAAAAGGGAAGCTGAACCAGAAGCCCGTGCTCGAAATGAATTATTACGCCGGCTTCAGTAAGGCGCGCCGCGAAAAAGTGCTGAACGCGGAGCAATACAAAATGCTGATGCTGGAAGCCGCCACCAACAGGGTGCAGGAGGACCAGCGTTTGAACCGTCCCGTGAATGGTGTCGCCAGTGCATTGGTGAACAACCCCGCGTTGCTGGGCGATGGCTCCGTGGATACCGACTGGCTGGGCATGATTCTTCGCACGGGCATCACGCAGAACGCGAACCTCTCGGTAAGAGGTGGCGGTGCGGGATCGAGGTATTATACTTCCCTCGCTTATTCTAATCAGAAAGGGGTATTGCTGGGCACGGATTTCAGCAGGATCGCAGGAAAGGTGAGCCTGGATAACGAAATTACCAGCAAACTCCGGGTGATCACCAATATGGATTATGCTTTCTCTACTACTGATATCACCAACGGTATTTACAATAGCGCGATGATGGCGCCACCCATCTTCAAGCCCTACAACGACGACGGCTCCTTCACCAATTTCGACCAGCGCTTCGCCACGCTCACACCGGTTGGCGCAGGCTCCGATTTCGGTATTCAGAACCCGATCGCCATGGCCACGGCCATCAACCAGGGAAAAAACATCACGGTACTGGGATCGCTTTCCGCAGAGTACGATATCCTGAAAGAACTCAAATTCAAGTCAACGGTTTCCATCAACTACAGCAATTACCGCCAGCGCAACTATATTCCCAGCTACCTGGAGATCGCCAACCCCAACAGCCAGGGTGGAACATCATCCAGCGGCGGCGTAGGTTCGCAATCGAACAGCACTACAGCCAACTCTTTCTTTGAGAATACACTTACCTGGGACAAACAATTCAACAACGACCATCGCCTGAACCTGTTGGGTGGTACTTCCTGGGAGAAATACACCACTGAATTTTTCTCGGCTGAAGGTCGTGGTTATCCCAATGATGATTTCCTGAACAACCTGAATTCCGCGGCTATCCCCACACGTGTGCAGGGGAGCAGTCCTTCCGGCGAATACTCCCTGCTTTCCTTTTATGTGCGCGCCAACTATGCATTGAAAGAAAAATACCTTTTCACTTTCACCGGCCGTAACGATATCTCTTCCAAATTCGCACCCGGTAAACAGGCCGCTTATTTCCCTTCCGGCGCCGTGGCCTGGCGGATTTCCCAGGAAAACTTCATGAAAGATGTGAAGTGGGTGAATGACCTGAAAATAAGAGCCAGTATAGGGTTTACCGGATCACAAAGTATTGGCAACTACCTGTACAGGTCGTTGTACACCCCCAACGCTTATGCGGGAACCAGCGCTTTCATCCCCACACAACTGGGTAACGACGGTATTGAGTGGGAAAGAACATTGCAAAAGGACCTCGGACTGGATTTCGTATTGTTCAACAACAGGCTCCGCGGCACTTTCGGTTACTATGAAAAGAATACAGACGGCTTGCTGCTCAACATGACCACGCCACCCAGCTACGCCTACGGAAGTGTGATCATGAACATCGCGAAAATCCGCAACAGCGGGCTGGAACTGGAACTCAGGGGCGATATCGTGAAGTCGAAGGATTTCAACTGGAACATGGCCTTCAACATCTCCGGCAACAGGTCCAAAGTATCTGAGATTCGTGGTGGTCCCTTCTCTAATCCCAACGACAGGAACGCGCTTAACCTCGGCACCAGCATCGTGCGGGAAGGCGATCCACTTGGACTCATCTACGGCAGGGTGGCCATCGGCATCGCGCCTACCCTTAAAGATGCGCAGGACTATATGAACGCAGTGTACTTCGCCGGGTTGTTCAATCCCTATTTCAACGCCGGAGACATGAAGTTTGACACATCCCTCCTCACACAGGTGGGAAGCGTTCGTTACCTCCAATACAAACAGGATGTGATCGGCAACATGAACCCCAAGTTCTATGGCGGTATCACGAATACTTTCTCTTACAAAAACTTCAACCTCACCACGCTGTTCAATTTCACCTACGGCAACGATATCCTGTTCCAGGCCGATGTGCGCGACAGAAGCATGAACAACGCCTACAACAGAGGTGTTCGTATCCTTGACCGGTGGACCGCTGATAACCCAAGTGATACGCGCGGAAGGCTCATGTACGGATTGAGTGAATTCATGAGTAACTATAGTGTTTATGACGGTTCTTTCATCAAACTCAAATCCCTCACCTTTGGTTATGACCTGCCCCGTAAAGCAGCGGATGCAGTTGGATTACGGAGCGCGAATTTCTATCTCTCCGCCACCAACCTCTTCCAGATCACCAATTATCCCGGTTTAGATCCTGAAGTAAGTGATGATCCCAGAAGCATCATCGGCGGCGGACGAGACCTCAGCATGTACCCCACCACCAGGGAACTGACACTCGGTGTAAGAATTGGTCTTTAA